In a genomic window of Flavobacterium crassostreae:
- the galK gene encoding galactokinase, with the protein MQTTDLITKTKNHFENTFNSKVEKMVLSPGRINILGEHIDYNDGFVLPAAIDKIICFAFEKNNSQKCKIIALDLDEEFEIDLTQEVQLEATVWTNYFRGIIQLLKSNGFVLEGFNCVFSSNIPVGSGLSSSAALECGFLFGINELFGLNIKPLDIALMGQKAEHWVGIHCGIMDQFASVMGRKDKVIKLDCTTLEYTYHDADFKDYVLVLFDSNVKHALMTSAYNQRRQECEEGLAIIKNHFAAVHTFRDCTLEQLLSLKTKMPEPVYKRCFFVIKEIDRVNKACEALDTGAITTLGELLFATHEGLSKEYEVSCDELDFLVATVKKNPAVVGARVMGGGFGGCTLNLIKKGSQDKIKEELSKAYLDQFGIELKIYDVKIGNGTSLHEL; encoded by the coding sequence ATGCAGACTACTGATTTAATAACTAAAACAAAAAATCACTTTGAGAACACATTTAATTCTAAAGTAGAAAAAATGGTTCTTTCACCAGGTAGGATAAATATACTCGGAGAACATATTGATTATAATGATGGTTTTGTTCTACCCGCGGCCATAGATAAGATTATTTGCTTTGCTTTTGAAAAAAACAATAGCCAAAAATGCAAAATTATAGCCTTAGATCTAGATGAAGAATTTGAAATAGACCTTACTCAAGAAGTGCAACTTGAGGCAACCGTTTGGACTAATTATTTTCGGGGTATAATCCAGCTATTAAAAAGTAATGGTTTTGTATTGGAAGGATTTAACTGTGTCTTTAGTAGCAATATCCCGGTTGGTTCTGGATTGTCTTCTTCGGCTGCTCTAGAATGTGGTTTTTTGTTTGGAATAAACGAACTATTTGGTTTAAATATAAAGCCATTAGACATTGCTTTGATGGGACAAAAAGCGGAACATTGGGTAGGGATTCATTGCGGTATCATGGACCAGTTTGCTAGTGTGATGGGTAGAAAAGACAAAGTAATTAAGTTAGATTGCACTACTTTAGAGTATACCTACCACGATGCAGATTTTAAGGATTATGTACTGGTTTTATTTGATTCTAATGTCAAACATGCCTTAATGACCTCTGCATACAACCAACGAAGACAAGAATGCGAAGAAGGCTTGGCTATTATTAAAAACCATTTTGCAGCAGTCCATACCTTTAGGGATTGTACCCTAGAGCAACTACTAAGTTTAAAAACAAAAATGCCTGAGCCTGTTTATAAACGTTGTTTTTTTGTGATTAAAGAAATCGATAGAGTGAACAAGGCATGCGAAGCACTAGATACTGGTGCCATTACAACTCTAGGAGAATTGCTGTTTGCTACCCATGAAGGACTATCTAAAGAGTACGAGGTAAGCTGTGATGAACTGGATTTTTTAGTAGCTACTGTCAAAAAAAATCCCGCCGTAGTGGGTGCCCGTGTTATGGGAGGTGGTTTTGGCGGTTGCACCCTTAATCTTATTAAAAAAGGGTCTCAGGACAAAATTAAGGAAGAGCTCTCCAAGGCCTATCTAGATCAATTTGGAATAGAATTAAAAATATATGATGTAAAAATTGGCAATGGCACTTCATTGCACGAACTCTAA
- a CDS encoding UDP-glucose--hexose-1-phosphate uridylyltransferase, whose protein sequence is MKKFDISQDPHRRYNPLLEEWVLVSPHRSKRPWQGQNETIALDTLPELDKNCYLCPGNSRANGAVNPLYEGPFVFENDFAALKTEELSFLETQTESFFKAQPERGISRVVCFSPKHNLTLPEMSLEAIAAIIRAWQQEYANLGNIDYIQHVQIFENKGSVMGCSNPHPHGQIWAQSSLPTQVQKTHASLTSYFKTKGSNLLQDYLKQELLLDQRIVMQTDHFVALVPFWAIWPYETMVISKRHLTTITEFTADEVTDFALLLQHLTIKYDNLFETSFPYSSGIHQAPTDGLAHPEWQFHMHFYPPLLRSATVKKFMVGYEMLGESQRDITPERSAQILKEQSIIHYKQQ, encoded by the coding sequence ATGAAAAAATTTGATATCAGTCAAGACCCACACAGACGCTATAACCCCTTGCTGGAAGAGTGGGTTTTGGTCTCTCCACATAGATCCAAAAGACCGTGGCAAGGCCAAAACGAAACCATTGCTTTAGACACATTGCCAGAATTGGATAAAAACTGTTACTTGTGTCCCGGAAATAGTAGAGCAAATGGAGCTGTCAATCCTTTATATGAGGGACCATTTGTTTTTGAGAATGATTTTGCGGCTTTAAAGACAGAAGAGCTTTCTTTTTTAGAAACCCAAACGGAATCGTTCTTTAAAGCACAACCCGAAAGGGGGATTTCGAGAGTAGTTTGTTTTTCACCCAAACATAATTTGACTTTGCCAGAAATGTCTCTCGAAGCTATTGCAGCTATTATTCGTGCCTGGCAACAAGAATATGCTAATTTGGGAAACATAGATTACATCCAACATGTTCAGATTTTTGAGAACAAAGGCAGCGTAATGGGGTGCAGCAATCCCCATCCACACGGACAAATTTGGGCACAATCTTCGTTACCTACTCAGGTGCAAAAAACCCATGCTAGTTTGACTTCTTATTTTAAAACAAAAGGCAGTAATTTATTACAAGACTATTTAAAGCAAGAACTCCTTTTAGACCAGCGGATTGTGATGCAAACCGATCATTTTGTGGCATTGGTTCCTTTTTGGGCTATTTGGCCCTACGAGACCATGGTTATAAGCAAACGGCATTTGACTACAATCACAGAGTTTACAGCAGATGAAGTAACCGATTTTGCATTACTACTACAGCATTTGACCATTAAATATGACAACCTTTTTGAAACTTCCTTTCCTTATTCCTCGGGTATTCATCAAGCGCCCACAGATGGTTTGGCACATCCAGAATGGCAGTTTCATATGCACTTTTACCCGCCTTTATTACGATCTGCTACAGTAAAGAAATTTATGGTAGGTTATGAAATGTTGGGAGAATCTCAAAGGGATATTACCCCAGAACGAAGTGCACAAATTTTAAAAGAACAATCAATTATTCATTACAAACAACAATAA